ATCAGGTCGAATGCAAACGACGGTGGCGCCATGAACTCGGTGCTCTTCGTGCCGTAGCGAAGATTCTCGTGCGTCGCGAACACGCGTTCGTCCGAGTAGCTGTCGAGCAGCGTGTCCGATGCAAGGCCGCGAATCACGTACGCGAGTTTCCATGCAAGGTTGTCGGCATCGTCGATGCCCGAATTCGCGCCGCGCACGCCGAAGATCGGCACGAGATGCGCGGCGTCGCCACAGAACAGCACGCGGCCGTGCCGATAGCGTTCGAGCGTCAGCGCATTCGCCTTGTAGATCGTGATCCAGATCGGCGACCAGTCGCCGCGCTCGCCCATCATGTCGAGCAGATTCTGCACGCGCGGGATCACGTTTTCCGGCTTGATGGCCGCTTCGGGATCCTCATCGTCGCGTAACTGGTAGTCGATCCGCCACACATTGTCGGGCTGCTTGTGGACGAGCACCGTTGAGCCCGGGTTCGACGACGGGTCGAAGTACGCGAGCCGTTCGGTCGGCCGGTCGCTGTCGAGCGCGATGTCGACGATCACGTAGCGGCCCTCGTAGCTCGTGCCTTGCAGCGACAGGCCGAGCGCTTCACGCATCGTGCTGCGTCCGCCGTCGCACGCCACGACCCAGTCGGCGTCGAGTGCGTAGCCGCCGAGCGGCGTGTCGACGTCGAGGCGCACGCCCTCCGGGTGCAGGGAGACGCCGGTGACTTTCGCCTGCCAGCGGATCTCGATGAGTTCGGGGCGGCGCAGTGCGGCGTCGAGCAGGAACTGTTCGATGTGATACTGCGCGAGATTGATCATCGGCGGCAGTTTCTGGTTTTCGTCCTGCGGCATCGTGAAATGCAGCACTTCGTCGCGACGGTAGAAGCTGCGTCCGCCGGTCCACGGCAGCCCCGTGCGCAGGAAGTCGTCGAGCGCGCCGAGCCGCTCGATGATCTCGAGGCTGCGCCGCGAGATGCAGATCGCACGGCTGCCGTGGCAGACCGCGTCGTCGGCCTCGATCAGTACACTCCGGATGCCGTGGTTCGCGAGACCGAGCGCAACGGCGAGGCCGACGGGGCCGCCGCCGACGATCGCGACGCGATGCCGGTGCGTGTCGATACCGTCGTCGCAGGCCGGCAGATGCGCGGGATGGCGCTCGGCGACGAACGGGTAGGGCTTGAAGTCGATATCCATCGTTGGCTTCCAGGGGAGAGCGGTTCGACGTGCACGCGCGCCGGGGCCGCGTGCAGGCAGTCGAAGCAGTATGGAAGCCGTGCGGGAATCCGCTGTCCCCATTCGGGGTACGGCAAGCCGACCGGGATTTACCCCGATTCGGTCATCGCAAGCCGGGTCGGTTCAAGGCTGCAGGCAGAGCGCGAACAACTGGCGCTGGCTCGAGATGCCCAGGCGCCGGTACGCGCGCTTCTGGTATGTGACGACGCTCGACGCCTTCACGCCGATCGTCTCGCCGATCTCGTGCGCGGTCTGGCCTTCGAGCACGCCGCGCAGCACGTCGAGTTCGCGCTTGGACAGCGCCGGGCAGGCGCTGCGTAACCGCGCGAGCATCCGTTGCGGGATGCCGATCTGCGCGGCACCGGCGAGTGCGTAGTGATGCTTCGCGGCCTGCGCGATCAGCGGGGCGAGCGCTTCGATCTCCGCGATCTCGCGCGGCTGGAACGCGCCGCTGCGATGCGCGCGGTACAGGTTGATCGACAGCCAGCTCGCATCGTTGGGCTGCATCAGCAACGACAGCCGGTCGGACACGTCGGGGCCGCGGTAGCAGGCCGCTCGATACGCTTCGTGATCGATCTCGTCGCCGGCCTGCTGGTGCAGCAGCAGGTCGTGGCGGCGCGCGCCGCGAGGCGCGCTCGATACGATCTTCTGGTTGCCGTCGAGCGTGTAGAAGTGTCGTGCGTAGATGTCGGCGACGTCACGCAGGTAGCGGCCGCCGCGATGGTCGGCGACGGATAGCGTGCGCGGGCGGTTGCCGAGCTCGTACGCGAAGATCGTGCATTGCGTGACCGACAGCGCATCGTCGAACAGCTTCAGCACTTCGGCTGCGAATGCGTTGGGCTCGTTGCCGCCGATCGCGGCGACAAGGCGCGTCGCACGTAATACGTCCAGTTGCCCGGTGAGGTTCGGTCGCTCGAGACGCCAGGTGCGCATGATGCTCGGAAAGGGCGGAGTGGTCCGGCGATTGTAATCGGCGGCGTGCTGCGCGGGAGTCGGGTGATGCCCGCAAGCGGAGCGGACGCAGAGAGAAGAAGGGCAGCGCACGATTTGGCGCCCGGAATGAGAAAAGGGCTGACAAGCATTGCTTGTCAGCCCTTTATAACTTGGTGCCGGAGATAGGAGTCGAACCTACGACCTTCGCATTACGAATGCGCTGCTCTACCAACTGAGCTACACCGGCATCAGAGAAACGAAATTATAAGGTGAAATCTGAGACCTTGGCAATAGGTTTTGCGAATTTTTTTCAGCTTGCTGCTGCTGTTTCGCGAAACTCATCGACTCGGCAAACTTCCCGCTTCGTTTCACTGCGATGCGACCCGTTGGGGTCACATCGAGAGCCGCGATTCTACGTACGTCGCGCGATACTGTCTAGTGCTGCAGTGCAAATTTATTCCTTTTCCTGGTGGTAGCCCGTCACGCGCTCGACTTCGTTCTTCGAACCGAGGAACACCGGGACGCGCTGATGCAGGCCCGTCGGCTGCACTTCCATGATGCGCTGCGTGCCGGTCGTCGCGGCGCCGCCCGCCTGTTCGACGATGAACGACATCGGGTTCGCTTCGTACATCAGGCGCAGCTTGCCCGGACGGTCGGGCGTGCGCTTGTCGGCCGGGTACATGAAGATGCCGCCGCGGTTCAGGATCCGGTGCACGTCGGCCACCATCGATGCGATCCAGCGCATGTTGAAGTTGTCGCCGCGCGGGCCGTTCTTGCCGGCGTTCAGTTCGTCGATATAGCGCTTGACCGGGTCGTACCAGTGGCGCGCGTTCGATGCGTTGATCGCGTATTCGCGCGTGTCGGCCGGGATCTGCATGTTGCTCTGCGTGAGCACCCACGAGCCGACTTCGCGGTCGAGCGTGAAGCAGTTCACGCCGTTGCCGGTCGTCAGCACGAACACCGTCTGCGGGCCGTACACGGCGTAACCGGCCGCAACCTGCTGCGTGCCGGGCTGCAGGAACGATTCCTCGGTGGCCTGCTTGCCGTCCGGGCAGCGCAGCACCGAGAAGATCGTGCCGATCGACACGTTCACGTCGATGTTCGACGAGCCGTCGAGCGGATCGAACACGAGCAGGTACTCGCCGCGCGGGTAGTTCGCGGGGATCGGGAAGAACGTTTCCATTTCTTCCGATGCCATCGCGGCGAGGTTGCCGCCCCATTCGTTCGCGTCGAGCAGGATTTCGTTCGACAGGATGTCGAGCTTCTTCTGCACTTCGCCCTGGACGTTCTCGCTGCCGGCGGTGCCGAGCGCTTCGCCGAGCGCGCCCTTCGACACGTTGTAGCTGATCGCCTTGCACGCGCGTGCGACGACTTCGATCAGCAGGCGCAGGTCGGCGGGGAGGTTGTTGGTCTCACGTTGCTGTTCGATCAGGAACTTCGACAGCGTGGTGCGGCGGGCAATGGACATGACAGACTCCAGAAGGCCAAAGAATCCTTGAATGGCCGCAATTTTACCCGTCGCGCCTTCCGTGCCGCCGGGTTTTTTCGTCCGGTTACACGGCTGGGCAGCCGGACCGGCCCGCTTTCCGGTGGGGGAAACCGGCGCGACACGCTTCGCGGCAACGGCAGGCGGTGTGATCGGACCCTGCGATTGCGCGCGGTTCCGGGAGTCTTCACACAATAAAAAAGCCGGTGCCGCGACGGGCGGCACCGGCTGTATCGCGCAGGCGCGATGCGGGCGATCGCGTTACGCGAGTGCCTTCTCGACGATCTCGCGCACGTCGCGCGATTTCGCGCCGGCGGCAACCTGCTCGAGCGCTTCGCGCATCCGGTCGCGC
This region of Burkholderia contaminans genomic DNA includes:
- a CDS encoding FAD-dependent oxidoreductase, whose protein sequence is MDIDFKPYPFVAERHPAHLPACDDGIDTHRHRVAIVGGGPVGLAVALGLANHGIRSVLIEADDAVCHGSRAICISRRSLEIIERLGALDDFLRTGLPWTGGRSFYRRDEVLHFTMPQDENQKLPPMINLAQYHIEQFLLDAALRRPELIEIRWQAKVTGVSLHPEGVRLDVDTPLGGYALDADWVVACDGGRSTMREALGLSLQGTSYEGRYVIVDIALDSDRPTERLAYFDPSSNPGSTVLVHKQPDNVWRIDYQLRDDEDPEAAIKPENVIPRVQNLLDMMGERGDWSPIWITIYKANALTLERYRHGRVLFCGDAAHLVPIFGVRGANSGIDDADNLAWKLAYVIRGLASDTLLDSYSDERVFATHENLRYGTKSTEFMAPPSFAFDLMRKAVLSLAVRHPALRSLINPRQTTAIAYATSSLNAVERDTFSAGPAPGTVLAECPLMLYAPHGNATRRGHLTDLVAPRFTAFCFTSDGVPDPTLAGLEQRLQAARIPFALVTLTRHVAPRQPACGGRDGDGRLFDMYGARDGTVYLVRPDGHVLGRWHDARASDVITALERALRPCASTDPQETA
- a CDS encoding helix-turn-helix transcriptional regulator encodes the protein MRTWRLERPNLTGQLDVLRATRLVAAIGGNEPNAFAAEVLKLFDDALSVTQCTIFAYELGNRPRTLSVADHRGGRYLRDVADIYARHFYTLDGNQKIVSSAPRGARRHDLLLHQQAGDEIDHEAYRAACYRGPDVSDRLSLLMQPNDASWLSINLYRAHRSGAFQPREIAEIEALAPLIAQAAKHHYALAGAAQIGIPQRMLARLRSACPALSKRELDVLRGVLEGQTAHEIGETIGVKASSVVTYQKRAYRRLGISSQRQLFALCLQP
- a CDS encoding class 1 fructose-bisphosphatase; the protein is MSIARRTTLSKFLIEQQRETNNLPADLRLLIEVVARACKAISYNVSKGALGEALGTAGSENVQGEVQKKLDILSNEILLDANEWGGNLAAMASEEMETFFPIPANYPRGEYLLVFDPLDGSSNIDVNVSIGTIFSVLRCPDGKQATEESFLQPGTQQVAAGYAVYGPQTVFVLTTGNGVNCFTLDREVGSWVLTQSNMQIPADTREYAINASNARHWYDPVKRYIDELNAGKNGPRGDNFNMRWIASMVADVHRILNRGGIFMYPADKRTPDRPGKLRLMYEANPMSFIVEQAGGAATTGTQRIMEVQPTGLHQRVPVFLGSKNEVERVTGYHQEKE